One part of the Caproiciproducens sp. CPB-2 genome encodes these proteins:
- a CDS encoding substrate-binding domain-containing protein has protein sequence MRKRMRGFLAALLCAAVLLSLFPGCSRREPEKVEYLIGVSQANMRESWRLALIRELKEEAGKHPGVRLIFTDATQNSDKQIADIRRLLACGVDLLIVSPCDVKKITPVVSGVYKSIPVIVMDRVVEGYDYSLFIGPDNRSIGKQAGESVLRMLDGIPGGVLEICGSTGSQTSAERSEGFQSFLKPYRQLGIRKISIENESRDSTEDYLLANREKLNGVRVIFAHNDYMALGACRAIEKLGLKNIRIIGVDGFTGENDGIGLVKKGMIDETITCPTGGREAIRFSLDILQNVAGVPKQEILHSHKVTKENVDAFEENLNKPQIPPPQTIRVGYAQVGTESAWRLANTESIQSAAKEFGIQLFYENADQSQQRQIEALRKFIAMKVDVIVLSPVIDSGWDEVLREAKEAGIPVILSDREITVKDDGMFLTFIGADFVEEGRRAMRWIAQNVPSGGKKGGVRIMELQGTVGASPAVERTVGFEEILKEYSGYQIVYSRSGDFTYDGGKRIVEEYLKNRKWDIDVVYAHNDDMALGAAEALEKNGIAPGKDVKIISIDGTKNALHAILKGKMNCVVECNPLLGPQLMKAITDLMSGKELPLRIITDEKVFTKENTEETIQSRKY, from the coding sequence ATGAGAAAACGGATGCGAGGCTTTCTTGCGGCGCTGCTCTGCGCCGCGGTTCTGCTTTCCCTGTTCCCCGGCTGCAGCAGGCGGGAGCCGGAGAAGGTGGAGTACCTGATCGGGGTTTCCCAGGCGAACATGAGGGAATCGTGGAGGCTGGCGCTCATCAGGGAGCTGAAGGAGGAAGCCGGGAAGCATCCCGGAGTCCGGCTGATTTTTACGGACGCCACGCAGAACAGCGACAAGCAGATCGCGGATATCCGGCGGCTGCTCGCGTGCGGGGTCGATCTGCTGATCGTATCGCCCTGCGACGTGAAAAAGATCACCCCTGTGGTCAGCGGCGTGTACAAATCGATCCCGGTCATCGTGATGGACCGTGTGGTGGAGGGCTACGATTATTCCCTGTTTATCGGGCCGGACAACCGCAGCATCGGCAAACAGGCGGGGGAGTCCGTGCTGCGTATGCTGGACGGGATTCCGGGCGGCGTGCTGGAAATCTGCGGAAGCACGGGCTCCCAGACGAGCGCGGAGCGCAGCGAGGGCTTCCAGAGCTTTCTGAAACCGTACCGCCAGCTCGGCATCCGCAAAATTTCCATTGAGAACGAATCGCGCGACAGCACGGAGGACTATCTGCTGGCAAACAGGGAGAAGCTGAACGGGGTGCGGGTCATTTTCGCGCACAACGATTACATGGCCTTAGGCGCCTGCCGCGCCATCGAAAAGCTGGGGCTGAAAAATATCCGGATTATCGGGGTGGACGGCTTCACCGGGGAAAACGACGGGATCGGGCTGGTCAAAAAGGGCATGATCGACGAGACCATCACCTGCCCGACCGGCGGACGGGAAGCGATCCGGTTTTCCCTGGATATCCTTCAGAATGTGGCCGGCGTGCCGAAGCAGGAAATCCTGCACAGCCATAAAGTGACGAAAGAAAACGTGGACGCGTTTGAGGAAAACCTGAACAAGCCGCAGATTCCTCCTCCGCAGACCATCCGCGTGGGCTACGCGCAGGTGGGGACGGAAAGCGCGTGGCGCCTTGCCAATACGGAATCCATCCAGTCCGCGGCAAAGGAATTCGGAATCCAGCTCTTTTATGAGAACGCCGACCAGTCGCAGCAGCGGCAGATAGAGGCGCTCCGGAAATTTATCGCCATGAAGGTGGACGTGATCGTCCTTTCCCCGGTGATCGACAGCGGCTGGGACGAGGTGCTGCGGGAAGCGAAGGAGGCCGGCATCCCGGTGATTTTGTCCGACCGCGAAATCACGGTGAAGGACGACGGCATGTTCCTGACCTTTATCGGGGCCGATTTCGTGGAGGAGGGCCGCCGCGCCATGCGCTGGATCGCGCAGAACGTTCCCTCCGGCGGGAAAAAGGGCGGAGTCCGCATTATGGAGCTTCAGGGGACGGTGGGCGCGTCGCCCGCCGTGGAGCGGACCGTTGGCTTTGAGGAGATTTTAAAGGAATATTCCGGGTATCAGATCGTTTATTCGCGCAGCGGGGACTTTACCTACGACGGCGGAAAGCGGATTGTGGAGGAATACCTGAAAAACCGTAAATGGGATATCGACGTGGTTTACGCCCACAATGACGATATGGCGCTCGGCGCGGCGGAGGCGCTGGAGAAAAACGGGATCGCTCCCGGAAAGGACGTAAAGATCATTTCCATCGACGGTACAAAGAACGCGCTGCACGCCATTCTGAAAGGGAAAATGAACTGCGTGGTGGAGTGCAACCCCCTGCTCGGCCCGCAGCTGATGAAAGCGATTACCGACCTGATGTCCGGCAAGGAGCTTCCCCTGCGGATCATTACCGACGAAAAGGTCTTTACCAAAGAAAATACGGAGGAAACCATTCAGAGCAGGAAGTACTGA
- a CDS encoding cache domain-containing sensor histidine kinase, which translates to MRKILDKFLNIRFRNKMVLSYLFMALIPFAVFSIVSGLVFVNQAQQTAMDHTAQTINQVCDSIDVYIGTIEKTANYISVELKNNEFWNLQSEEDPKWKTQTGQIRELLQNIASSHDEIAGILIATRNDLYVSTGMSRISRDSFHNESWYRQAEQSPEEIRLISDATGRNIVTNQDYSVDDVFSLTKAVRDPKTGEVLGVILFDIRHDIIKKSINSVTIGEKGFVFVTDADNSIVYAPVNDVVYRVSPLWLGGSGNAFVTANIRGGNYQIHSEKSEYTGWRTVGVFSNDEVMAGVNTIIYILFGCILFTVLFVLFSSFELAETITKPIFKLQTLMKQAEGGDLSVRFNSKYNDEIGELGLSFNHMIDQIGNLIRMVYVEQQNKRFAELKSLQEQIKPHFLYNTLDTISWMARDYGASDIVRLVDALTSMFRIGLSHGKDMITIREEITHVSNYLYIQKIRYKDKLNYRIEVNEKLAGCKVPKLILQPLVENAIYHGVKEKRGGGTIAVTAHRKGNLVVFRVHDDGAGIPADRLELLNHQLNNHTELDQKQSFGLFYIQERIQLCYGKEYGISIESREGEETTVTVILPADDGG; encoded by the coding sequence TTGCGAAAGATATTGGACAAATTTTTGAACATCCGGTTCCGGAACAAAATGGTACTGTCCTATCTTTTTATGGCGCTCATTCCATTTGCTGTTTTTTCCATTGTCAGCGGACTTGTGTTTGTCAACCAGGCGCAGCAGACCGCAATGGACCACACCGCCCAGACGATCAATCAGGTGTGCGACTCCATCGACGTATATATCGGGACGATTGAAAAAACCGCGAATTATATTTCCGTTGAGCTGAAAAACAACGAGTTCTGGAACCTTCAGTCGGAGGAAGACCCGAAGTGGAAAACGCAGACCGGCCAGATCAGGGAGCTTCTGCAGAATATCGCCTCCTCCCACGACGAGATTGCCGGAATCCTGATCGCCACCAGAAACGACCTCTATGTCAGTACCGGCATGTCCCGGATTTCCCGCGACTCGTTTCACAACGAGTCCTGGTACCGTCAGGCGGAGCAGTCCCCGGAGGAGATCCGCCTCATCAGCGACGCGACGGGCAGGAACATCGTCACCAATCAGGACTACAGCGTGGACGACGTTTTTTCGCTTACCAAGGCGGTCAGGGACCCCAAAACCGGGGAAGTGCTGGGCGTGATCCTGTTCGATATCCGTCACGACATCATCAAAAAGTCCATCAACAGCGTCACCATCGGCGAAAAGGGCTTTGTGTTTGTCACGGATGCGGACAACAGCATTGTCTATGCTCCGGTCAACGACGTGGTGTACCGCGTCAGCCCGCTCTGGCTCGGCGGCAGCGGAAACGCGTTTGTCACCGCGAATATCCGGGGCGGGAACTACCAGATCCATTCCGAGAAATCGGAATACACCGGCTGGCGCACGGTGGGGGTGTTTTCCAACGACGAGGTCATGGCGGGCGTCAACACCATCATTTATATCCTGTTCGGATGCATCCTGTTTACGGTGCTGTTTGTGCTGTTTTCTTCCTTTGAGCTGGCCGAAACCATTACAAAACCCATTTTCAAGCTACAGACCCTGATGAAGCAGGCGGAGGGCGGCGACCTTTCGGTGCGCTTCAACAGCAAATACAACGATGAGATCGGCGAGCTGGGACTGAGCTTCAACCATATGATCGACCAGATCGGGAACCTGATCCGCATGGTGTACGTGGAGCAGCAGAACAAGCGGTTTGCCGAGCTGAAATCCCTGCAGGAGCAGATCAAGCCGCATTTTCTGTACAATACGCTGGACACCATCAGCTGGATGGCGAGGGACTACGGGGCAAGCGACATCGTCCGGCTGGTCGACGCGCTGACCAGCATGTTCCGTATCGGGCTGAGCCACGGCAAGGATATGATCACCATCCGGGAGGAAATCACCCATGTGTCCAATTATCTGTATATTCAGAAAATCCGCTACAAGGATAAGCTGAATTACCGGATCGAGGTGAATGAAAAGCTCGCCGGCTGCAAGGTCCCCAAGCTGATTCTGCAGCCTCTGGTCGAAAACGCCATCTATCACGGCGTCAAGGAAAAGCGCGGGGGCGGCACCATTGCGGTGACCGCGCACAGGAAGGGGAATCTGGTGGTTTTCAGGGTGCACGACGACGGCGCGGGGATTCCCGCCGACCGGCTGGAGCTGCTGAACCATCAGCTGAACAACCACACGGAGCTGGACCAGAAACAGAGCTTCGGCCTCTTTTACATTCAGGAAAGGATCCAGCTGTGCTACGGAAAGGAGTACGGAATCTCCATAGAGAGCCGGGAGGGCGAGGAGACCACGGTGACGGTGATCCTTCCGGCGGATGACGGCGGCTGA
- a CDS encoding response regulator transcription factor codes for MYKVLIADDEEIIRRGIAGLLKQDREMQVVAQAEDGETALELAGKFAPDLLFVDINMPFLNGIQFIEKLKGVLEDALVVVITGYDDFQYVQSALRLGVYDYLLKPIMEDVFYRSLDRAKEELKRSREQTKYLEWAKVLLEKNKAKLTENFLNDWLGGHFCEEEIDERVSFLKLKFPEAFGVVVAGLDYKNNMEIGGDWNDDLLYYAAENIARELFQPFCPAALFRNPAGNLVMISSSQPQDAWQDTVKQLRSLLEQHLPVRATLAQAEGTGRREIPAEYERALGRFYELMEVPQLIKDVQNYIDENYKNEEFSLQDAACAFHVSPQHLSRVFRHSMGITFVDYVTRARIRKAIELLSNEEMKIYEIAELTGYSSQHYFSSAFKKVLGVSPAEYRKNGQSKISVAM; via the coding sequence ATGTATAAGGTGCTGATCGCGGACGATGAAGAGATCATCCGCAGAGGGATCGCCGGCCTTTTGAAGCAGGACCGGGAAATGCAGGTAGTGGCGCAGGCGGAGGACGGGGAAACCGCGCTGGAGCTTGCGGGAAAATTTGCGCCCGACCTGCTGTTCGTCGATATCAACATGCCGTTTCTGAACGGCATCCAGTTTATTGAAAAGCTGAAGGGCGTTTTAGAGGACGCGCTCGTCGTCGTCATCACCGGGTACGACGATTTTCAGTATGTCCAGAGCGCGCTGCGGCTGGGCGTTTACGATTATCTGCTGAAGCCGATCATGGAGGATGTGTTTTATCGGTCGCTGGACCGCGCCAAGGAAGAACTGAAAAGGAGCCGGGAGCAGACGAAGTACCTGGAATGGGCGAAAGTGCTCCTTGAAAAAAACAAGGCGAAGCTGACGGAGAATTTTTTAAATGACTGGCTCGGCGGCCATTTCTGTGAAGAGGAAATCGACGAGCGGGTCAGCTTTCTGAAATTGAAGTTCCCGGAAGCGTTCGGCGTCGTCGTCGCCGGGCTGGACTATAAAAACAATATGGAAATCGGCGGGGACTGGAACGACGACCTGCTTTATTACGCGGCGGAAAATATTGCGCGGGAGCTTTTCCAGCCGTTTTGCCCGGCCGCCCTTTTCCGCAATCCGGCGGGGAACCTGGTGATGATTTCCTCCAGTCAGCCGCAGGACGCCTGGCAGGACACGGTGAAGCAGCTTCGCAGCCTGCTGGAGCAGCATCTGCCCGTGCGGGCGACGCTGGCGCAGGCGGAGGGAACCGGACGGCGGGAAATTCCCGCGGAATATGAACGTGCCCTCGGCCGCTTTTACGAACTGATGGAGGTCCCCCAGCTGATCAAGGACGTTCAGAATTACATTGACGAAAATTATAAGAACGAGGAATTTTCGCTTCAGGACGCGGCCTGCGCGTTCCATGTGTCCCCCCAGCATCTGAGCCGCGTTTTCCGCCATTCCATGGGGATCACCTTTGTGGATTACGTGACCCGCGCCCGTATCCGCAAGGCGATCGAGCTGCTTTCCAACGAGGAAATGAAGATTTATGAAATCGCCGAGCTGACGGGGTATTCCAGCCAGCACTATTTCAGCAGCGCCTTTAAAAAGGTGCTCGGCGTTTCCCCGGCGGAGTACCGGAAGAACGGGCAGAGTAAAATATCTGTGGCAATGTGA
- the sppA gene encoding signal peptide peptidase SppA: MNKKQIAGLVAAALVFVFVCGANLLVKNAAESQNKKALAESLLDSVGSKVTLPFEPFVGVVKVDGTIMKSSSSSSLFPTEGYDHEKTLSLIDQYQQSGENRGILLYVNTPGGSVYETDELYQRLLKYKKDTGRPVWTYMANEACSGGYYVSMASDKIYANRNTWTGSIGVILSLSNYKGLMDKLGVDIILFTSGPNKSMGNPGVDVTQEQKKIFQSLVDESYEQFVGIVAQGRNMSAETVRPIADGRIYTAQQALDLKLIDGIQNYEDTQSRMEEELGEDVAFFTPKNSELALSSLFSMAKSYTSTDVDKVKEFLQSQESGVPMYYAVTGK; encoded by the coding sequence ATGAACAAAAAGCAGATCGCGGGATTGGTTGCGGCGGCATTGGTCTTCGTCTTCGTATGCGGCGCCAATTTGCTGGTCAAAAACGCCGCGGAGAGCCAGAACAAAAAGGCGCTTGCCGAAAGCCTGCTGGATTCCGTCGGCTCAAAGGTGACGCTTCCGTTCGAGCCGTTTGTCGGGGTGGTCAAGGTGGACGGCACGATCATGAAGTCGTCCTCTTCGTCGTCTCTGTTCCCGACGGAAGGGTACGACCATGAAAAGACGCTCAGCCTGATCGACCAGTACCAGCAGTCCGGAGAGAACAGGGGCATCCTGCTCTACGTCAACACGCCGGGCGGAAGCGTGTACGAAACGGATGAGCTGTACCAGCGGCTGCTAAAGTACAAAAAGGACACCGGCCGCCCGGTCTGGACCTATATGGCCAACGAAGCCTGCTCAGGCGGATACTATGTTTCCATGGCTTCGGATAAAATCTATGCGAACCGGAACACCTGGACGGGTTCCATCGGCGTGATTCTGTCGCTGTCCAACTACAAGGGGCTGATGGATAAGCTCGGCGTGGACATCATCCTGTTTACCAGCGGGCCGAACAAATCCATGGGTAATCCGGGCGTGGACGTGACACAGGAGCAGAAGAAGATTTTTCAGAGTCTGGTGGACGAATCCTACGAGCAGTTTGTGGGGATCGTCGCGCAGGGCCGGAACATGAGCGCGGAGACGGTCAGGCCGATCGCGGACGGGCGCATCTATACGGCGCAGCAGGCGCTTGACCTCAAGCTGATCGACGGCATACAGAACTATGAGGATACGCAGTCCCGGATGGAAGAAGAACTTGGGGAAGACGTGGCTTTCTTCACACCGAAAAACAGCGAGCTTGCTTTGAGCTCCCTGTTTTCCATGGCGAAAAGCTACACCAGCACCGATGTGGATAAGGTGAAGGAATTCCTACAATCACAGGAGAGCGGGGTGCCGATGTATTATGCAGTCACAGGAAAATAA
- the yjfF gene encoding galactofuranose ABC transporter, permease protein YjfF, giving the protein MSESVKTTKRFRIRNMSLLVTALLFIGLFTAGSVAYDRFLSLSTFCNLLNDGSYMMIASIGITFVLLTGGIDISISSTIAFTCVFSAFLLRSGVPAGAVIPLVLLIGLLFGALMGFMIHSYRLQPFIVTLAGQFFMRGLCAVISTESIPITDDFYKKMALNKIAFAGAKIYYYVLIAAAVLLGAMFVLKFTRFGRTVYAVGGNELSASLMGLPVGRTKVAVYAISGFCAALAGVVFSFYTLAGYSLQNVGLEMDAISSAVIGGTLLTGGVGTVIGTTVGVMIQGVIQTIVTYQNLNTWWTKVFSAALLCLFIVIQRILAGRSEKIKDGKLEKSA; this is encoded by the coding sequence ATGAGCGAATCGGTAAAAACAACGAAAAGATTCCGGATACGGAATATGTCGCTGCTGGTCACTGCCCTGCTGTTTATCGGACTTTTTACGGCGGGCTCGGTCGCCTATGACAGATTCCTTTCGCTGTCCACGTTCTGCAACCTGCTGAACGACGGCTCCTATATGATGATCGCCTCCATCGGCATCACGTTTGTCCTGCTGACGGGCGGCATCGACATCTCCATCTCGTCCACCATTGCGTTTACCTGCGTGTTCTCGGCGTTCCTGCTCAGAAGCGGGGTGCCGGCGGGCGCGGTGATTCCGCTGGTGCTGCTGATCGGCCTTCTGTTCGGCGCGCTGATGGGCTTTATGATCCACTCCTATCGGCTCCAGCCGTTCATCGTCACGCTGGCGGGGCAGTTCTTCATGCGCGGCCTGTGCGCCGTCATCAGCACGGAGTCCATTCCGATTACGGATGATTTCTATAAAAAAATGGCGCTGAACAAAATTGCCTTTGCGGGCGCGAAAATCTATTATTACGTCCTGATCGCCGCCGCGGTCCTGCTCGGGGCGATGTTCGTGCTGAAATTCACCCGGTTCGGCAGGACCGTTTACGCGGTTGGCGGCAACGAGCTGTCCGCCTCGCTGATGGGCCTGCCCGTGGGGAGAACCAAGGTGGCGGTTTACGCGATCAGCGGCTTCTGCGCGGCGCTGGCGGGCGTGGTGTTCAGCTTTTATACGCTGGCGGGCTATTCGCTTCAGAACGTGGGGCTTGAGATGGACGCGATTTCCTCCGCGGTCATCGGCGGCACACTGCTGACCGGCGGCGTCGGCACCGTGATCGGCACCACCGTGGGCGTGATGATTCAGGGCGTTATCCAGACCATTGTGACGTACCAGAACCTGAACACCTGGTGGACGAAGGTGTTCAGCGCTGCGCTGCTCTGCCTGTTCATCGTCATTCAGCGTATTCTGGCGGGCAGGTCGGAAAAAATCAAGGACGGAAAACTGGAAAAATCCGCATGA
- the dpaL gene encoding diaminopropionate ammonia-lyase gives MSIRWVPNRIPKTDDSYLQVMSLKNVEKAAAFHRSFPQYAPTPLLPLTHMARRLGLGGIYVKDESRRFGLNAFKVLGGSYAIGRFIAQRLKKDVSELPYEVLISQKLKEEFGSFTFFTATDGNHGRGVAWSANRLGQKAVVFMPKGSSPVRLENIRKEGAAATIEDANYDECVRIAAAQSAKTPNSVVIQDTAWEGYEEIPTWIMQGYGTMASEADAQLKGFGVERPTHIFIQAGVGSLAAAVQGYFANLFPGHCPVTVIVEPDAADCIYRSAAVGDGQIRAVRGDMKTIMAGLACGEPNTIGWDILKNHSAYFVSCSDEITAKGMRTLGAPLRGDSQVISGESGAVTMGLLCAAMERETLKDLRKALGLDENSRVLLFSTEGDTDPEKYRRIVHDGEYPSFL, from the coding sequence ATGAGTATCAGATGGGTTCCCAACCGGATTCCCAAAACGGACGACAGTTATCTGCAGGTCATGTCTCTGAAGAATGTGGAAAAGGCCGCCGCCTTTCACAGGAGCTTTCCGCAGTATGCCCCAACGCCGCTTTTGCCGCTTACCCATATGGCCCGGCGGCTTGGACTGGGCGGAATTTATGTCAAGGATGAATCCCGCCGCTTCGGCTTAAACGCCTTTAAGGTGCTGGGCGGCTCCTACGCCATAGGGCGGTTTATCGCGCAGAGGCTGAAGAAGGATGTTTCGGAGCTGCCGTATGAGGTGCTGATTTCCCAAAAGCTGAAGGAGGAATTCGGAAGCTTTACCTTCTTTACCGCCACCGACGGGAACCACGGGCGCGGCGTGGCCTGGTCGGCCAACCGGCTCGGCCAGAAGGCGGTTGTGTTTATGCCGAAGGGGTCCTCTCCGGTCCGGCTGGAAAACATCCGGAAAGAGGGCGCCGCGGCGACGATAGAGGACGCGAACTACGACGAATGCGTCCGCATCGCGGCCGCGCAGAGCGCAAAGACGCCGAACAGCGTGGTAATTCAGGACACCGCGTGGGAAGGCTACGAGGAAATTCCGACTTGGATTATGCAGGGGTACGGCACCATGGCTTCGGAAGCGGACGCGCAGCTGAAAGGGTTCGGTGTGGAACGCCCGACCCACATTTTCATTCAGGCCGGGGTGGGGTCCCTTGCCGCCGCCGTGCAGGGATATTTTGCAAACCTGTTTCCGGGGCATTGCCCGGTTACGGTGATTGTGGAGCCGGACGCCGCCGACTGCATTTACCGCTCCGCCGCCGTGGGCGACGGACAGATCCGCGCTGTCCGGGGGGACATGAAGACCATCATGGCGGGGCTCGCCTGCGGCGAACCCAACACCATTGGCTGGGATATCCTGAAAAACCACAGCGCTTATTTCGTTTCCTGCTCCGATGAAATCACGGCGAAGGGGATGCGCACTCTGGGCGCGCCGCTCAGGGGGGACTCCCAGGTGATTTCGGGGGAATCCGGCGCGGTGACCATGGGCCTGCTTTGCGCGGCTATGGAGCGCGAGACGCTGAAGGATCTTCGGAAGGCCCTCGGGCTGGATGAAAATTCACGGGTGCTGCTGTTTTCCACCGAGGGGGACACGGACCCGGAAAAATACCGCAGGATTGTCCACGACGGGGAATACCCGTCGTTCCTGTGA
- a CDS encoding YgeY family selenium metabolism-linked hydrolase: MIPDYREIRRRAQGYEAAMTAFLRDLIAIPGESGKEKQVIARIVREMRALEFDRVDVDPMGNVLGRMGAGEKLIAYDAHIDTVGTGDRSNWSFDPYEGYETDTEIGGLGASDQLGGMVSAVYGAKIMKDMGLLSEKYTALVTGTVQEEDCDGLCWQYLHQEDQITPEFVVSTEPTDGIICRGQRGRMEIRVEVKGVSCHGSAPERGDNAIYKMADILQGIRGLNERLPADPFLGKGTVTVSEIFFNSPSRCAVADFCAVSLDRRLTGGETYETALEEVRGLESCRKHGASVAMYTYERPSYTGLTYPTDCYFPTWVLPEDAPALRAAVEAHRGLYGEPEVGKWTFSTNGVSIMGRYGIPCVGFGPGKEKEAHSPDEKTWKQDLVRCAAVYAAIPSVYCG; the protein is encoded by the coding sequence ATGATACCGGACTATCGGGAGATTCGCCGCAGGGCACAGGGCTATGAGGCCGCGATGACCGCATTTCTGCGCGATCTGATCGCAATCCCGGGGGAAAGCGGAAAAGAAAAGCAGGTAATTGCGCGCATTGTCCGTGAGATGCGCGCGCTGGAATTTGACCGGGTCGACGTCGACCCGATGGGAAACGTTCTGGGCCGCATGGGCGCGGGGGAAAAGCTGATCGCCTATGACGCGCACATCGACACCGTGGGGACCGGCGACAGGAGCAACTGGAGCTTTGACCCGTATGAGGGCTATGAAACCGATACGGAGATAGGCGGGCTTGGCGCTTCCGACCAGCTGGGCGGGATGGTCAGCGCGGTCTACGGGGCGAAAATCATGAAGGACATGGGCCTCCTTTCCGAAAAATACACCGCGCTGGTGACCGGCACGGTGCAGGAGGAGGACTGCGACGGGCTCTGCTGGCAGTATCTCCATCAGGAGGATCAAATCACCCCGGAGTTTGTCGTCAGCACCGAGCCGACCGACGGCATCATCTGCCGCGGGCAGCGCGGACGGATGGAAATCCGGGTGGAGGTGAAGGGCGTGTCCTGCCACGGCTCCGCCCCGGAGCGCGGCGACAACGCCATCTACAAGATGGCCGACATCCTTCAGGGCATCCGCGGGCTGAATGAACGGCTTCCCGCCGACCCGTTCCTCGGGAAGGGGACCGTCACCGTCTCGGAAATCTTCTTTAACTCGCCGTCCCGCTGCGCGGTCGCGGATTTCTGCGCCGTTTCGCTCGACCGCCGCCTCACCGGCGGAGAAACGTATGAAACGGCGCTGGAGGAGGTGCGCGGCCTGGAGTCCTGCCGAAAGCACGGGGCGTCCGTCGCGATGTATACCTATGAGCGCCCGAGCTACACCGGCCTGACGTATCCCACCGACTGCTACTTTCCGACCTGGGTGCTCCCGGAGGACGCGCCCGCCCTGCGGGCCGCAGTGGAAGCGCACAGGGGCCTTTACGGCGAGCCGGAGGTCGGAAAATGGACGTTTTCCACGAACGGCGTTTCCATCATGGGCCGCTATGGAATCCCCTGCGTCGGCTTCGGCCCCGGGAAAGAAAAAGAGGCCCATTCCCCCGACGAAAAGACCTGGAAGCAGGACCTTGTCCGGTGCGCCGCCGTCTACGCGGCGATCCCTTCCGTTTACTGCGGATAA
- a CDS encoding RDD family protein — protein sequence MQSQENNNPACGGFFVRLAAYLIDLLLVGTMLLIVKIPMFFVRLSHPDNFLTGPLLFRFSLLDILLYLAASAYFVILTYQTGATVGKRLMNLRVVSVDGGPLTLLNVLYRETVGRYLSSLLFVGYILVGLNNEKRGLHDMICDTKVVYVCKCMQLPPRRAYQPMPAYMPYYGQPVPPVAPVPPQQAPAAPERNPIDDGSADGGQEGAGGPADGPQE from the coding sequence ATGCAGTCACAGGAAAATAACAACCCGGCCTGCGGCGGATTTTTCGTCCGCCTGGCGGCGTACCTCATCGATCTGCTGCTTGTGGGAACGATGCTGCTGATCGTGAAGATTCCCATGTTTTTCGTGCGGCTCAGTCACCCGGACAATTTCCTGACCGGCCCCCTGCTGTTCCGGTTCAGCCTGCTGGACATTCTGCTGTATCTGGCCGCTTCCGCCTATTTTGTGATTTTGACCTATCAGACGGGCGCTACCGTGGGAAAACGGCTGATGAACCTTCGGGTCGTTTCGGTTGACGGCGGGCCGCTCACCCTGCTGAACGTCCTTTACAGGGAAACCGTCGGGCGGTATCTGTCGTCCCTGCTGTTTGTCGGCTATATCCTGGTGGGATTAAACAATGAAAAACGAGGTCTGCACGACATGATCTGCGACACCAAAGTGGTTTATGTCTGCAAATGCATGCAGCTGCCTCCCAGACGGGCGTATCAGCCCATGCCCGCGTATATGCCGTATTACGGGCAGCCCGTGCCGCCCGTGGCCCCGGTGCCGCCGCAGCAGGCGCCGGCCGCGCCGGAACGGAACCCCATCGACGACGGGAGCGCGGACGGCGGGCAGGAGGGTGCCGGCGGCCCAGCCGATGGCCCGCAGGAATGA